One part of the Armatimonadota bacterium genome encodes these proteins:
- a CDS encoding 2-isopropylmalate synthase — translation MNQVHVFDTTLRDGEQSPGVRLNMDQKLEIGHALVDLGVNIIEAGFPISSPGDFESVQTLATELKGVTVCGLTRAVSKDIECAAEALKPAERPRIHTGLGVSDNHLQHKLKMTEDQALEKGVAAVKLARQFVDDVEYFMEDSGRARREYIYRVVESVIAAGATVINVPDTTGYTTPDEYQSLFADIISNVPNSDKAIFSCHCHNDLGMATANTLGGVMGGARQVEVTVNGIGERAGNTSLEEVVMALRIRKDKFGLETSVHTEKLLAVSKLVSARTGMLVQRNKAVVGANAYAHSSGIHQDGVLKERSTYEIIDPHLVGAEKSEIILTARSGRHGLKHRLSELGFSFPEARFEELYTYFLEMADTKTEVGDDDLYELVKR, via the coding sequence ATGAACCAAGTCCATGTCTTTGACACCACGTTGCGCGACGGCGAGCAATCGCCGGGGGTGCGCCTCAACATGGATCAAAAGCTGGAAATCGGCCACGCGTTGGTGGATCTCGGGGTCAACATCATCGAGGCGGGTTTCCCGATCTCGTCTCCCGGGGATTTTGAAAGCGTGCAGACATTGGCGACCGAGCTAAAAGGGGTCACGGTGTGCGGCCTGACCCGCGCCGTCAGCAAGGACATCGAGTGTGCGGCCGAAGCGCTTAAGCCAGCGGAGCGCCCCCGGATCCACACCGGGCTGGGAGTCAGCGATAACCACCTCCAACACAAACTGAAAATGACGGAAGACCAAGCCCTTGAAAAGGGAGTTGCCGCCGTGAAACTCGCCCGGCAGTTTGTGGACGATGTCGAATACTTCATGGAAGATTCGGGCCGGGCCCGGCGCGAGTACATCTACCGAGTGGTCGAAAGCGTGATCGCCGCCGGGGCGACCGTCATCAACGTCCCCGACACCACCGGCTACACCACGCCAGATGAGTATCAAAGCCTATTTGCCGACATCATCAGCAACGTGCCCAACAGCGACAAAGCCATTTTCAGCTGCCATTGCCACAACGACTTGGGTATGGCCACCGCTAACACTTTGGGCGGGGTCATGGGCGGGGCGCGGCAAGTGGAAGTCACTGTCAATGGTATTGGGGAGCGAGCTGGCAACACCTCTCTTGAGGAGGTCGTGATGGCCCTGCGCATCCGCAAAGACAAATTTGGCCTGGAGACGTCCGTCCATACCGAAAAACTCCTTGCTGTTTCAAAATTGGTCAGTGCCCGCACCGGCATGCTCGTGCAACGTAACAAAGCGGTGGTTGGGGCCAACGCCTATGCCCACAGCAGCGGGATTCACCAAGACGGAGTGCTGAAAGAAAGGTCCACCTACGAGATCATCGACCCCCACCTTGTCGGGGCTGAGAAAAGTGAGATTATCCTGACGGCCCGTTCGGGCCGGCATGGGTTAAAGCACCGCCTCTCAGAACTGGGGTTCAGCTTCCCTGAAGCCCGTTTTGAGGAACTGTACACGTACTTCTTGGAAATGGCGGACACAAAAACCGAAGTCGGCGACGACGACTTGTACGAACTCGTCAAACGTTAG
- a CDS encoding SIS domain-containing protein → MALGEWMEREVCEQPDLLARQSDRYFTELSAAFSGKSYDLVVLTARGSSDNAALYLRYLVEIHLGIPVSLAAPSVITQHKTAMRYPKSLFVGISQSGAAPDVSEVLAYARGLGHDTLGITNTADSRLTEAASRSLILEAGPERSIAATKTYSASLLASAQLVRALGGNLGEPVLPDRSWLESSREAAESASGHIVRCSPVFSLGRGYSYCTAVETALKLMECALIPCKSYSIADFHHGPKALAGPNTACVLFGEVPVDLRATGATVVEAPQADFGPWSPLWTIFFGQWLALLASRARGIDPDTAQNLSKVTETL, encoded by the coding sequence ATGGCCCTAGGCGAGTGGATGGAAAGGGAGGTCTGCGAGCAACCGGACTTGTTGGCCCGCCAAAGCGATCGGTACTTTACTGAGCTCTCCGCGGCTTTTTCTGGCAAATCGTATGACTTAGTTGTTTTGACCGCCCGGGGTTCCAGCGACAATGCCGCGCTCTACCTGCGCTACTTAGTCGAGATCCATCTCGGGATCCCGGTCTCTCTGGCCGCACCTTCGGTCATTACCCAGCACAAGACCGCGATGCGGTATCCAAAGTCGTTGTTTGTCGGGATCAGCCAAAGTGGGGCCGCCCCGGATGTCAGCGAGGTCTTGGCGTATGCGCGCGGACTGGGCCACGACACGCTGGGCATCACCAATACCGCCGATAGCCGCCTCACCGAAGCAGCTAGCCGCAGTTTGATTCTGGAGGCAGGCCCCGAACGCAGCATCGCCGCGACAAAGACCTATTCGGCATCCTTGTTGGCGTCAGCCCAATTGGTCCGTGCCCTCGGCGGCAACCTCGGCGAGCCGGTGCTCCCCGACCGCAGTTGGCTGGAGTCGAGCCGTGAAGCTGCAGAATCGGCTTCCGGACATATCGTCCGGTGTAGCCCGGTGTTCTCGCTCGGCCGGGGCTACAGCTATTGCACTGCTGTTGAAACAGCCCTCAAGTTGATGGAATGTGCCCTGATCCCCTGCAAAAGCTATAGCATTGCGGATTTCCACCATGGACCCAAGGCGTTGGCCGGGCCGAACACGGCCTGCGTGTTGTTCGGTGAAGTGCCAGTCGACTTGCGGGCGACCGGCGCAACGGTCGTTGAAGCTCCACAGGCCGATTTTGGGCCATGGTCGCCGCTTTGGACGATCTTTTTTGGGCAGTGGCTGGCGTTGTTAGCGTCCCGGGCCAGGGGAATCGATCCGGATACGGCCCAAAACCTGAGCAAAGTGACCGAAACCCTTTAG
- a CDS encoding acetylxylan esterase, which yields MGYESDLLRPYVPPWFEDFWSEAVREADEAPLQFELSSQSEFLLESHTVEVFNFRGVDGQIRHGWVARPHLADLAPGFLWLAPYSRWSMLPNRYGVRAGMASISFNFHGETAFHREEYRVERGYMAEGVQSRDTWIFRRMFQDAVVVGRIFRQLERVDPNRVAAMGMSQGGGIAIWMGAWVPWIRAVVADEPFLAGVPWILDAKYFRYPLKELTDVAFSSPEAEAQVRLTLSYFDTVNQAAFCEVPTRVTLGLKDPSVRPAQVRAVYETLPGIKELEEIDWGHDWHPRMIEGADEFLRGKARFL from the coding sequence ATGGGGTACGAATCGGACCTCTTGCGCCCCTACGTCCCGCCTTGGTTTGAGGACTTTTGGTCGGAGGCGGTTCGTGAAGCAGATGAGGCCCCGCTCCAGTTCGAGTTATCTTCCCAGTCCGAATTCTTGCTCGAATCTCACACGGTCGAGGTTTTCAACTTTCGTGGGGTCGATGGCCAGATCCGCCACGGATGGGTGGCCCGCCCGCACCTTGCAGACCTGGCACCGGGATTTTTGTGGCTCGCGCCTTATTCGCGGTGGTCCATGCTCCCCAACCGTTATGGGGTTCGGGCCGGCATGGCGAGTATCAGTTTCAATTTCCACGGCGAGACCGCTTTCCACCGCGAGGAGTACCGGGTCGAGCGGGGATACATGGCCGAAGGTGTGCAGAGCCGGGACACATGGATCTTCCGCCGGATGTTCCAGGATGCGGTCGTTGTCGGCCGCATCTTCCGGCAATTGGAGAGGGTTGATCCGAACCGGGTTGCCGCAATGGGCATGAGCCAGGGCGGTGGGATCGCCATCTGGATGGGGGCGTGGGTGCCCTGGATCCGCGCGGTTGTGGCCGACGAGCCGTTTTTGGCGGGGGTTCCGTGGATCCTTGATGCCAAATACTTTCGTTACCCCCTGAAGGAATTGACCGATGTGGCCTTTTCGAGCCCTGAGGCGGAAGCGCAAGTGAGATTGACCCTTTCATACTTCGACACGGTTAACCAAGCCGCGTTTTGCGAAGTGCCGACCAGGGTGACATTGGGCTTGAAAGACCCAAGTGTTCGACCCGCTCAGGTTCGGGCCGTTTACGAGACCCTCCCCGGCATCAAGGAACTAGAGGAGATTGATTGGGGCCACGATTGGCACCCCAGGATGATTGAAGGGGCAGATGAGTTCCTGCGGGGAAAAGCCCGGTTTTTGTAG
- a CDS encoding DUF817 domain-containing protein — protein sequence MSSMVERPWPAKGEWGRFLWHFALNNAHACTFPFALVGCLALTKALPILGIARYDLLFFLCLAIQGLMVWKNLETWRDAAVVGVFHLLGIGLEIYKVNQGSWSYPEPGILKIAGAPLYAGFMHGSVASFMCLAWKRFGLRSSGWPSAWVTWGVAGTLYTLFFIPIDGPKYRLITLAIVILLFAKSKVHYTVNRCRYWMPMPLAFLLIGSMIYIAENLATFFGAWMYPYQSGGWQPVHLTKMVSWSLLMTVSLVIVAEYKRTLGLLTQKNGATDGGCPVEVQA from the coding sequence ATGTCCTCAATGGTGGAGCGGCCGTGGCCCGCAAAGGGTGAGTGGGGCAGATTTTTGTGGCATTTCGCCCTCAATAACGCGCATGCGTGTACCTTCCCTTTTGCGCTGGTCGGGTGCCTTGCCCTCACCAAGGCTTTACCCATATTGGGCATCGCCCGATACGACCTGTTGTTCTTCCTCTGCTTGGCGATCCAGGGATTGATGGTGTGGAAGAATCTCGAAACGTGGCGGGATGCGGCTGTCGTCGGTGTCTTCCACCTTCTCGGTATCGGGCTCGAGATTTACAAAGTCAACCAAGGCAGCTGGAGCTATCCGGAACCCGGGATCCTCAAAATTGCCGGAGCCCCCCTCTATGCCGGGTTCATGCATGGCAGCGTGGCCAGTTTCATGTGTTTGGCGTGGAAGAGGTTCGGACTTCGGAGCTCGGGCTGGCCTTCGGCCTGGGTCACTTGGGGCGTGGCGGGCACCCTTTACACGTTGTTCTTCATTCCGATCGATGGCCCCAAGTATCGTCTTATCACGCTAGCCATCGTGATTTTGCTGTTTGCCAAGAGCAAAGTCCACTACACGGTAAACCGCTGCCGATATTGGATGCCGATGCCTCTCGCTTTCCTGTTGATTGGTTCGATGATCTACATCGCAGAAAACCTGGCGACGTTCTTTGGCGCGTGGATGTATCCGTACCAGTCTGGAGGTTGGCAACCGGTCCACCTCACGAAAATGGTGAGTTGGAGCCTTTTGATGACAGTCAGCCTCGTGATCGTGGCTGAATACAAACGGACGCTTGGGCTTTTGACACAAAAAAACGGGGCAACCGATGGGGGCTGCCCCGTTGAAGTGCAAGCCTAG
- a CDS encoding ribonucleotide-diphosphate reductase subunit beta — protein sequence MDTITIKIGERNFVLDREKAEAAQAGKAVINGRETMTFNLLPLKYTWAYTLYRTMKANHWEPEDIPMQKDIEQWRSDTALSEVDRWIIRMAIGYFSAAEGIVGDNILHVVREAVTASELKLVLGRHAHEENIHADSLLYMISSLGINPHECEAMFEDVPTIKRKNEFVTSNSYDMRRGVDLSDTRNKQKLAKNIFLFGQCMEGTQFYGLFGMVLSLYRQGKFPGIGQMFRYTLRDESNHIELFRQLLMELVDENPDMWTESFKLELVDTMREAVSLEKEFIRDCLPVAGVGLSAEEFMQYIDYIADRRLEGCGLPELNPGVTNPLPWLAELMDMKKEQNFFEGRVTEYQKSSALSAVDDDEL from the coding sequence ATGGACACCATAACGATCAAGATCGGCGAAAGGAATTTTGTGCTTGACCGCGAAAAGGCGGAAGCAGCGCAGGCCGGTAAGGCCGTCATCAACGGCCGGGAGACGATGACTTTCAACCTCCTCCCGCTCAAATACACCTGGGCTTACACGCTTTACCGGACCATGAAGGCCAACCATTGGGAGCCAGAGGACATCCCTATGCAAAAAGACATCGAGCAATGGCGCAGCGACACCGCGCTCAGCGAAGTCGACCGCTGGATCATCCGGATGGCCATCGGTTACTTTAGCGCCGCCGAAGGCATCGTCGGCGACAATATCCTCCATGTCGTGCGAGAAGCCGTCACCGCCTCGGAACTCAAATTGGTCTTGGGCCGGCACGCCCACGAAGAGAACATCCACGCCGACAGCCTGCTCTACATGATCTCAAGCCTGGGGATCAACCCCCACGAATGCGAGGCGATGTTTGAAGACGTGCCCACGATTAAGCGCAAAAACGAGTTTGTGACCAGCAACAGCTACGATATGCGGCGGGGTGTAGACCTGAGCGACACGCGCAACAAGCAAAAACTGGCCAAGAACATCTTTCTGTTTGGTCAATGCATGGAAGGGACGCAGTTCTACGGCCTATTCGGCATGGTGCTGAGCCTATACCGCCAAGGCAAGTTCCCGGGCATCGGGCAGATGTTCCGCTACACCTTGCGCGACGAAAGCAACCATATCGAACTGTTCCGCCAGCTCCTGATGGAACTCGTTGACGAGAACCCCGACATGTGGACCGAAAGTTTCAAACTCGAGCTAGTGGACACGATGCGCGAGGCCGTTTCACTTGAAAAGGAATTCATCCGGGACTGCCTGCCGGTGGCGGGGGTCGGGCTTTCTGCCGAAGAGTTCATGCAGTACATCGACTACATCGCCGACCGCCGACTGGAAGGATGCGGGTTGCCGGAACTAAACCCCGGCGTCACCAACCCCCTGCCATGGCTCGCCGAGCTGATGGACATGAAGAAGGAGCAGAACTTCTTTGAAGGGCGGGTCACGGAGTACCAGAAGTCTTCGGCTCTCTCCGCCGTAGATGACGACGAGTTGTAA
- a CDS encoding acyl-CoA dehydrogenase family protein yields MMVSGSTEHGGSFLSQTPGSAFSPEDFGSDEQLMVQMAEDFSRKEVLPLVERLEKQEDGLMPSLIRKAGQLGFCGIDAPEAYGGLGLGKNVAARILEFLSMDASFSVTVGITSGISLFGLIAFGSEEQKQKYLPRLTGGEWIGAYALSEPNSGSDALSMSTRAEDKGDHYVLNGTKMWISNAKWADFFLVMAKIDGEHVSAFLVEKGFPGVSIAREEHKMGLKGSSTARLVLENAVVPKENLLYLPGKGHHVAFNALNIGRFKLGAMSAGPARQAMGHAAAYALDRKQFGQPIADFGLIRAKFADMAAFYFAIESVLYRTGANIDAAFDKSDGSLDQNRLAAEEFAVECSACKILATELEAKIVDECIQVYGGYGFTEEFPVARIYRDARVSRIYEGTNEINRIFLADRMVRRANEGKCSLEASGDSFLNDLTGKAYKRFGKDQEVLGAISDLTLLCYAEQSARLRAAKTGELGQAAHRRFANWANAAGAAKYAELTGESVAIPAPFPQESGLLAEAVYKAGGPLRF; encoded by the coding sequence ATGATGGTCTCTGGATCGACGGAGCATGGTGGCTCTTTCCTTTCCCAAACGCCGGGCTCGGCCTTTTCGCCGGAGGACTTTGGATCCGATGAGCAGTTGATGGTCCAGATGGCCGAAGACTTCAGCCGAAAGGAAGTTTTGCCCTTGGTCGAGCGGCTTGAAAAACAAGAAGATGGCCTGATGCCGTCATTGATCCGGAAGGCAGGCCAACTGGGCTTTTGCGGAATCGACGCCCCCGAAGCCTATGGGGGGTTGGGGCTCGGGAAGAACGTGGCTGCCCGGATCCTCGAGTTCCTGAGCATGGACGCCTCTTTTAGCGTCACGGTCGGCATCACGAGTGGGATATCGCTTTTCGGCCTCATCGCCTTCGGTTCCGAAGAGCAAAAGCAGAAATACCTTCCCCGGCTCACGGGTGGGGAGTGGATCGGGGCCTACGCCCTCAGCGAACCGAACTCGGGTTCGGATGCCCTCAGCATGTCCACTCGCGCCGAAGACAAAGGCGACCATTACGTTCTGAATGGCACCAAGATGTGGATCAGCAACGCCAAGTGGGCGGATTTCTTTTTGGTGATGGCCAAGATCGACGGGGAGCATGTTTCGGCATTCTTGGTCGAAAAGGGGTTCCCCGGCGTTAGCATTGCCCGCGAGGAGCACAAAATGGGCCTTAAAGGTTCTTCGACGGCGAGGTTGGTTCTCGAAAACGCCGTCGTCCCCAAAGAAAACCTGCTTTACCTACCTGGCAAAGGGCACCATGTGGCTTTCAACGCTCTGAACATTGGCCGTTTCAAACTGGGGGCAATGTCGGCTGGCCCTGCGCGCCAAGCCATGGGCCACGCCGCGGCCTATGCCTTAGACCGGAAGCAGTTTGGGCAACCGATTGCCGATTTCGGCCTTATCCGCGCCAAATTCGCCGACATGGCGGCCTTCTATTTTGCCATCGAGTCTGTCCTTTACCGCACCGGAGCAAACATCGATGCCGCGTTCGACAAAAGCGACGGCTCCCTCGACCAAAACCGGCTCGCTGCCGAAGAGTTTGCCGTCGAATGCAGCGCCTGCAAAATTTTGGCGACCGAATTGGAGGCAAAAATCGTTGACGAATGCATTCAGGTTTATGGGGGGTATGGCTTTACTGAAGAGTTCCCCGTTGCCCGGATCTACCGGGATGCGCGGGTAAGCCGGATTTACGAAGGGACGAACGAGATCAACCGGATCTTCCTAGCCGACCGGATGGTCCGCCGGGCCAATGAGGGCAAATGCTCGCTGGAGGCATCGGGTGATTCCTTCCTCAATGATCTCACGGGCAAAGCCTATAAGAGGTTTGGCAAAGACCAAGAAGTGCTCGGCGCGATTAGCGATTTGACTCTGCTGTGCTATGCCGAACAATCTGCCCGGCTCCGCGCAGCCAAAACTGGCGAACTCGGCCAGGCGGCCCACCGGAGGTTTGCCAATTGGGCCAATGCCGCTGGCGCGGCCAAATATGCCGAGCTCACCGGGGAATCTGTGGCCATCCCCGCCCCCTTCCCACAGGAATCGGGATTGCTAGCGGAAGCGGTGTACAAAGCTGGCGGCCCCTTGCGGTTTTGA
- a CDS encoding DUF1801 domain-containing protein → MERLEPAEYLSFLSPYPEATQTLHRALRLRMREILPPCNEFIYDATQAVTTGFGFTQKPLEHFIHLPVYTNYVNLGFNHGAALDDPEGRLQGNGARVRHIRLTSSEQLDDEYIRGLIDQAVAQAIRSDDPPENLIKVIVMKGPKRRPMAG, encoded by the coding sequence ATGGAACGCCTTGAGCCCGCGGAATATCTGTCGTTCCTTTCTCCCTATCCCGAAGCGACCCAAACGTTGCACCGGGCGCTGCGCTTGCGGATGCGGGAAATCCTCCCGCCGTGCAACGAATTCATCTACGATGCCACCCAAGCGGTGACGACCGGCTTCGGATTCACCCAAAAACCCTTGGAGCACTTCATCCACCTGCCGGTCTACACTAACTACGTGAATCTGGGGTTCAACCACGGGGCCGCGCTCGATGACCCCGAAGGCCGGTTGCAAGGAAATGGTGCACGGGTCCGGCATATCCGGCTGACTTCTAGCGAGCAACTGGACGACGAGTACATCCGGGGGCTGATCGACCAAGCGGTGGCCCAGGCGATTCGGTCCGACGATCCGCCGGAGAACCTGATCAAGGTTATTGTGATGAAAGGGCCGAAGCGACGGCCCATGGCCGGATGA
- the murB gene encoding UDP-N-acetylmuramate dehydrogenase has protein sequence MFEENVPLALYTTLKAGGAARRLGIARNREDLALVSQVAAENGWPHQILGWGSNVLPSDRGVEGLVTINRARRIDIKAGGIVEADCGAGFQDLFLRTAQSGLGGFEFAVGIPGSVGGALVSNAGAYRNEVSTHLQAIEVWWEGERRWLDASFMEFSYRDSVLRRENPPAITLLGVRFQLNPRAPKQIYDDAREYQRQRISKQPPPASAGSFFKNVVDAELAKRIPGLTEGMVASGVVPAGFLIQECGLKGKRFGGAMIGSRHANFILNVGGASASEIRRLAEYAASQVRKQFGANLEEEALYIGDWDGWEATGLLAH, from the coding sequence ATGTTTGAAGAGAACGTGCCGCTAGCTCTTTACACGACTTTGAAAGCGGGAGGCGCCGCCAGGCGCCTTGGAATCGCGCGCAATCGAGAAGACCTAGCCCTGGTTTCCCAGGTTGCCGCCGAGAACGGGTGGCCGCACCAGATCCTCGGCTGGGGAAGCAACGTTTTGCCCTCCGACCGAGGTGTCGAGGGACTTGTGACCATCAACCGGGCAAGGCGGATCGATATCAAAGCGGGCGGTATCGTCGAAGCCGACTGCGGGGCCGGTTTCCAGGACTTGTTCCTCAGGACCGCCCAATCAGGGCTGGGCGGATTTGAATTCGCCGTCGGAATCCCAGGTTCGGTCGGAGGAGCATTGGTGAGCAACGCCGGTGCCTATAGGAACGAAGTTAGCACCCACCTGCAGGCCATCGAGGTCTGGTGGGAGGGAGAGCGGCGCTGGCTCGACGCATCCTTTATGGAGTTCAGCTACCGAGACTCCGTATTGCGGCGCGAAAACCCGCCCGCCATCACACTGCTTGGGGTCAGGTTCCAGTTAAACCCCCGTGCGCCCAAACAAATCTACGACGATGCGCGTGAATACCAGCGGCAAAGGATTTCCAAGCAGCCACCCCCGGCCAGCGCCGGGAGTTTCTTCAAGAACGTCGTCGATGCCGAACTGGCAAAGCGGATACCCGGGCTGACCGAGGGGATGGTCGCTTCTGGAGTGGTGCCCGCAGGATTCCTCATCCAAGAGTGCGGTTTGAAAGGGAAAAGGTTTGGCGGGGCGATGATCGGCAGCCGGCACGCCAATTTCATCCTCAATGTGGGCGGGGCGTCGGCCAGCGAAATTCGGAGGTTGGCAGAATATGCGGCCAGCCAGGTGCGCAAACAATTTGGGGCGAATCTGGAAGAGGAGGCACTCTACATCGGAGACTGGGACGGTTGGGAAGCCACGGGTCTCCTCGCTCACTAA
- a CDS encoding NIL domain-containing protein has product MTAIDVNLTARDNQVGEPWMCRLCRDFDIRATITKANIDADFGWMQVRLEGPIEEVQRAITWLMTTGLHVDAEQRSVGATPTA; this is encoded by the coding sequence ATGACGGCCATCGATGTAAACCTGACTGCGCGCGACAACCAAGTCGGCGAGCCTTGGATGTGCCGACTCTGCCGGGATTTCGATATCCGGGCCACCATCACCAAAGCCAACATCGATGCCGACTTTGGATGGATGCAGGTCAGGCTGGAAGGCCCGATCGAGGAAGTGCAGCGGGCCATCACCTGGTTGATGACTACCGGACTGCATGTCGATGCTGAACAGCGGTCGGTCGGCGCCACCCCGACAGCCTGA
- the glnA gene encoding type I glutamate--ammonia ligase, giving the protein MTASEALEFLETNEAQFVDIRFTDPFGMWHHFTVPSHAVDEEWLAEGVAFDGSSIRGFKAINESDMWLRPDASTLFMDPFMEHSTAVIICDIEDPITHEPYSRDPRYTARKGMEYLKSTGIADTAFFGPEAEFFVFDKMSYEVSPNKSFYEIDSMEASWNSGMADATGYTMRTKGGYFPCAPADKLHDMRSNMILTLEEVGIQTEIHHHEVGGAGQCEIDIRFDELLVVADKIMKYKYVVKNVAAQYGCAATFMPKPLFGDNGSGMHVHQSLWKDGENTFYDPNGYAGLSDNARWYIGGILKHAPALLAFTNPSTNSYRRLVPGYEAPINLVYSARNRSACIRIPMAGSSPKAKRIEFRAPDPSANPYFAFTAMLMAGLDGIQNKIEPPAPIDKDLYELPPEERKDIQQTPGDLRSVLEALRADHEFLTRGDVFTTDLIETYIEFKLLHECDALALRPHPMEFFLYNDC; this is encoded by the coding sequence ATGACGGCAAGCGAAGCACTTGAATTTCTTGAAACGAACGAAGCACAGTTCGTAGACATCCGGTTTACCGACCCTTTCGGCATGTGGCACCACTTCACGGTGCCCAGCCACGCCGTCGATGAAGAGTGGCTGGCGGAGGGGGTCGCGTTCGACGGATCGAGCATCCGGGGTTTCAAGGCCATCAATGAATCCGATATGTGGTTGCGGCCGGATGCCAGCACCTTGTTCATGGATCCGTTTATGGAGCATTCGACCGCGGTGATCATCTGCGACATCGAAGACCCGATCACCCACGAGCCCTACTCCCGCGATCCACGCTACACAGCCCGCAAAGGCATGGAGTACCTCAAGTCCACCGGGATTGCCGACACCGCGTTCTTTGGGCCAGAAGCCGAATTCTTTGTCTTCGACAAGATGTCTTACGAGGTCAGCCCCAACAAGTCGTTTTACGAAATCGACAGCATGGAAGCCAGCTGGAACAGCGGCATGGCCGATGCCACTGGATACACCATGCGCACCAAGGGCGGATATTTCCCCTGCGCTCCGGCCGACAAGCTCCACGACATGCGCAGCAACATGATCCTCACCCTGGAAGAAGTCGGGATCCAAACCGAAATCCATCACCACGAGGTCGGTGGTGCCGGGCAGTGCGAAATCGACATCCGGTTCGATGAACTGTTGGTCGTTGCCGACAAGATCATGAAGTACAAGTACGTGGTCAAGAATGTTGCCGCGCAATATGGATGCGCCGCCACGTTCATGCCCAAGCCCTTGTTCGGCGACAATGGCAGCGGCATGCACGTCCACCAATCCCTGTGGAAGGACGGGGAGAACACCTTCTATGACCCCAACGGCTATGCCGGGCTCAGCGACAATGCCCGCTGGTACATCGGCGGAATCTTGAAGCATGCCCCGGCCTTGCTCGCTTTCACCAACCCCAGCACGAACAGCTACCGCCGCTTGGTGCCGGGCTACGAAGCACCGATCAACCTCGTTTATTCGGCCCGCAACCGTTCCGCCTGCATCCGCATCCCGATGGCCGGTAGCTCACCCAAAGCCAAACGAATCGAATTCCGGGCCCCAGACCCAAGCGCAAACCCGTACTTTGCCTTCACCGCGATGCTGATGGCCGGGCTTGACGGGATCCAGAACAAGATCGAGCCGCCCGCCCCGATCGACAAGGACCTTTACGAACTTCCGCCCGAAGAGCGCAAAGACATCCAGCAAACCCCCGGCGACCTGCGCTCAGTGTTGGAAGCGTTGCGCGCCGACCATGAGTTCCTGACCCGGGGCGATGTGTTCACAACCGACCTGATCGAGACTTATATCGAGTTCAAGTTGTTGCACGAATGCGATGCGTTGGCCTTGCGCCCGCACCCCATGGAGTTCTTCCTGTACAACGATTGCTGA